CGCACCAGCGGCACCGCTTCGAGCAATGGTTTATTGGCACTCAGTGCCGACCGCTCGCTTCTAGCGTTCACGGGCCACAACAGCACCACGACGAGCGCCAATGCGAATACGCTTAATCCTCGTGGTGTAGGAACCCTAGATGCCAATGGCAATTATAACCTGGCGACCACATACACCGGCACGAGCGGAAATCAAACACGTGGTGCCACAACGTTGGACAACTCCAATTGGTTCATCTCAGATCAAGGCGGCATTTATACCAACGGCAGTATTGGAGCCAGCCCAAGCGGCAACACTCGTGGGATCAAGGCATTCGGTGGAACGGTTTATGCGTTGCAGCAGTCAGCTACGGCAGCCGTGATTGCATCCGTTTCTGCTACGTCAGGCGGGACGTTGACTGCGGTGTCCGGCTTGCCGGCTAACAACAATGCGACCGACTTCTACATGCTGTCGTCGGCGAACAACGGCACCTATGACGAGCTGTATGTAGCCAGCGGAACCGGCAATGGCACTGGAATTTCAAAGTTCTCGCTGGTGAGTGGAACTTGGACGGCGAATGGTACGGCCGCAGTAACGGGGGGGGTATATGGCATTGCCGCCGCGCTAGATCCGCTGGGCGGCGAAGATTTATATGTCACCACCGGCAACGGCGGCGCCAACAACAGCGTGCTAAAGTTCGTCGATTCCGCCGGCTTCAATTCGAGCATCACCGTGGGAACACCGACAACTTTATTCACGGCTCCTT
The sequence above is drawn from the Pirellulales bacterium genome and encodes:
- a CDS encoding PEP-CTERM sorting domain-containing protein, with amino-acid sequence MKCLWNRFFRAVVIVGFLIFAEHEVRATPFTQGDLAIYQADASANNSTFSIVEINTTTANQTAVQTISINGTTTPNELRTSGTASSNGLLALSADRSLLAFTGHNSTTTSANANTLNPRGVGTLDANGNYNLATTYTGTSGNQTRGATTLDNSNWFISDQGGIYTNGSIGASPSGNTRGIKAFGGTVYALQQSATAAVIASVSATSGGTLTAVSGLPANNNATDFYMLSSANNGTYDELYVASGTGNGTGISKFSLVSGTWTANGTAAVTGGVYGIAAALDPLGGEDLYVTTGNGGANNSVLKFVDSAGFNSSITVGTPTTLFTAPSGAIDKGIEFVPIPVPEPAALVLALVGLAAMGPRLRRPA